The Myxococcus guangdongensis genome contains a region encoding:
- a CDS encoding AMP-binding protein → MSPLPPSYVHGTSSTPLLGETLGQNLRRTVERNPEGEALVVVSQGYRATYRELWDTTTQVAKGLLAMGVEKGDRVGLWSPNRFEWVVTQYATARIGAILVNLNPAYRTAELEYSLNQSGTSVLLLSKGFRQTDYKSMLEEVRPRCPELRVALVLDEDWELLLSNAKHVSGHTLEAREASLQFDDPINIQYTSGTTGFPKGATLSHHNVLNNGYFIGEALKYGPADRVCIPVPFYHCFGMVIGNLACTSHGSTMVIPGEAFEPLAVMQAVQAERCTSLYGVPTMFIAELDHPRFGEFDFSTLRTGVMAGSPCPVEVMKQVQSRMNMREVTICYGMTETSPVSTQSSLDDPLDKRVSTVGRVHPHLEVKVVHTETGEVVPRGTAGELCTRGYSVMLGYWANEEASAKAVDRAGWMHTGDLATMDADGYVRIVGRIKDLIIRGGENISPREVEEFLHTHPGVSEAQVIGVPSVKYGEEVMAWVKAKPGVSLTTEELTKHCTGRIASFKIPRYWKLVDAFPMTVTGKVQKFRMREVSVAELGLQTAADIQTA, encoded by the coding sequence ATGAGCCCACTGCCTCCCTCGTATGTGCATGGCACCAGTTCCACCCCGCTGCTCGGAGAGACCCTCGGGCAGAACCTGCGGCGGACGGTGGAGCGGAACCCGGAGGGCGAGGCGCTCGTGGTCGTCTCCCAGGGTTACAGGGCGACGTACCGTGAGCTGTGGGACACGACGACGCAGGTGGCGAAGGGCCTGTTGGCCATGGGCGTGGAGAAGGGGGACCGGGTGGGGCTCTGGTCTCCCAATCGCTTCGAGTGGGTGGTGACGCAGTACGCGACGGCCCGCATCGGCGCCATCCTGGTCAACCTGAACCCGGCCTATCGCACGGCGGAGCTGGAGTACTCGCTCAACCAGTCCGGCACCAGCGTGCTCTTGCTGTCCAAGGGCTTCCGTCAGACGGACTACAAGTCGATGCTGGAGGAGGTGCGTCCGCGCTGTCCCGAGCTGCGCGTGGCGCTGGTGCTGGACGAGGACTGGGAGCTGCTCCTGTCCAACGCGAAGCACGTGAGCGGGCACACGCTGGAGGCGCGCGAGGCGTCGCTCCAGTTCGATGACCCCATCAACATCCAGTACACGTCCGGGACGACGGGCTTCCCCAAGGGCGCCACGCTGTCGCACCACAACGTGCTCAACAACGGGTACTTCATCGGCGAGGCGCTGAAGTACGGCCCCGCGGACAGGGTCTGCATCCCCGTGCCGTTCTACCACTGCTTCGGCATGGTGATTGGCAACCTGGCCTGCACGTCGCACGGCTCCACCATGGTGATTCCGGGCGAGGCCTTCGAGCCGCTGGCGGTGATGCAGGCGGTGCAGGCGGAGAGGTGCACGTCGCTGTACGGCGTGCCGACCATGTTCATCGCGGAGCTGGACCACCCGCGCTTCGGTGAGTTCGACTTCTCCACGCTGCGCACCGGTGTCATGGCGGGCTCGCCGTGTCCGGTGGAGGTGATGAAGCAGGTGCAGTCGAGGATGAACATGCGCGAGGTGACCATCTGCTACGGCATGACGGAGACGTCACCGGTGTCCACGCAGAGCTCGCTGGATGACCCGCTGGACAAGCGCGTGTCCACGGTGGGGCGCGTGCATCCGCACCTGGAGGTGAAGGTCGTCCACACGGAGACGGGCGAGGTGGTGCCACGCGGGACGGCGGGGGAGCTGTGCACGCGCGGGTACAGCGTGATGCTGGGGTACTGGGCGAACGAGGAGGCCTCGGCGAAGGCGGTGGACCGTGCGGGATGGATGCACACGGGCGATTTGGCGACGATGGACGCGGACGGGTACGTGCGCATCGTCGGCCGCATCAAGGACCTCATCATCCGGGGCGGGGAGAACATCTCGCCGCGCGAGGTGGAGGAGTTCCTGCACACGCACCCGGGCGTGAGCGAGGCGCAGGTCATCGGCGTGCCGAGCGTGAAGTACGGCGAGGAGGTGATGGCCTGGGTGAAGGCGAAGCCCGGCGTGTCGCTCACGACGGAGGAGCTGACGAAGCACTGCACCGGGCGCATCGCGAGCTTCAAGATTCCCCGCTACTGGAAGCTCGTGGACGCGTTCCCGATGACGGTGACGGGCAAGGTGCAGAAGTTCAGGATGCGCGAGGTCTCCGTCGCCGAGCTGGGGTTGCAGACGGCGGCGGACATCCAGACCGCCTGA
- a CDS encoding TfoX/Sxy family protein, protein MARMDSFVEYTVELLEKLGPVQARRMFGGWGLYFGGRMFGLIGDGQLYLKTDEVSRPEFQAAGCRPFVWEGGGQRIEMSYWTPPADASDDAYALLPWARRGVDAATRAALKKAPKKKAAAKKTPAEPAKKTAAPRKATKTPAKKAPAQKPSATKKPAAKKTSTARKAKPSSRRR, encoded by the coding sequence ATGGCGCGAATGGACAGCTTCGTGGAGTACACGGTCGAGTTGTTGGAGAAGCTCGGCCCGGTGCAGGCCCGGCGGATGTTCGGCGGCTGGGGGCTGTACTTCGGCGGCCGGATGTTCGGCCTCATCGGCGACGGTCAGCTCTACTTGAAGACGGACGAAGTCTCCCGACCGGAGTTCCAGGCCGCGGGCTGCCGCCCCTTCGTCTGGGAGGGCGGGGGCCAGCGCATCGAGATGAGCTACTGGACGCCGCCCGCCGACGCCAGCGATGACGCCTACGCGCTGCTGCCCTGGGCCCGCCGCGGCGTCGACGCGGCGACCCGGGCCGCGCTGAAGAAGGCGCCGAAGAAGAAGGCGGCCGCGAAGAAGACTCCAGCGGAGCCCGCGAAGAAGACCGCCGCTCCACGCAAGGCCACCAAGACTCCGGCGAAGAAGGCTCCCGCCCAAAAGCCCTCGGCGACGAAGAAGCCCGCCGCGAAGAAGACCTCCACCGCGCGCAAGGCGAAGCCTTCGTCCCGCCGTCGGTAA
- the sitI6 gene encoding SitI6 family double-CXXCG motif immunity protein — MRYFSLAPIFDLGDTRWRWSLNAKRRWVLPGTECPQCHAGPALGIDYPSVDLSGLPEERQYRKARFAPWNEYAPLQDRVLPLLPAGAAPRSGMGMGPLVGKVRGRPPPVAMDMPWRLFAQPEGFERLLAAGLRGITPIPTAMTAARDVPPLLELELQSGGSFAPECGVAPPGAPCTVCGVERLVVAPKNWWLDPAENSSSLDLFRFRWDPAMTVVSERFVEVLRSLGDTGIQVREVPTTEPSATGAHP, encoded by the coding sequence ATGCGCTACTTCAGCCTGGCCCCCATCTTCGACCTGGGTGACACGCGATGGCGTTGGAGTCTCAACGCGAAGCGCCGGTGGGTATTACCCGGGACGGAGTGTCCTCAATGTCATGCCGGGCCTGCGCTCGGAATCGACTACCCGAGCGTCGACTTGTCCGGCCTGCCCGAAGAACGGCAGTACCGGAAGGCAAGGTTCGCCCCTTGGAACGAGTACGCGCCCCTTCAGGACCGCGTCCTACCGCTCCTCCCAGCAGGCGCTGCTCCCCGCTCGGGAATGGGAATGGGGCCACTGGTAGGAAAGGTCCGAGGACGCCCGCCCCCCGTCGCGATGGACATGCCCTGGCGTCTCTTCGCCCAGCCCGAGGGCTTCGAGCGATTGCTCGCCGCTGGGCTGCGCGGCATCACTCCGATTCCGACGGCCATGACGGCAGCGCGTGATGTACCACCGCTGCTCGAGCTCGAGCTCCAGTCCGGGGGCAGCTTCGCACCGGAGTGCGGCGTTGCTCCTCCAGGGGCACCATGCACCGTCTGCGGAGTCGAACGTCTGGTAGTAGCGCCGAAGAACTGGTGGCTCGATCCCGCCGAGAACTCGTCTTCCCTGGACCTCTTCCGCTTTCGTTGGGACCCCGCGATGACCGTCGTGAGCGAGCGCTTCGTGGAAGTGCTCCGCTCCCTGGGCGACACCGGCATCCAGGTCAGGGAAGTTCCCACGACCGAGCCATCCGCGACTGGCGCGCACCCGTAG
- the sitA6 gene encoding SitA6 family polymorphic toxin lipoprotein encodes MSSPRHAWRSDWSPRRSSTWATRPTTTRWWRPSDKKPGWENTMSGGTSMTKRGWWVALLLLLASCASAPAVHAETVELSLEEESAEDCREAAEDDGDEGCVTIACEDGTCGLYRCEDVASAAVAFRTGAPAAPMAGMGNSPQRYWGAAQVLPGREPVLVFRKERPEELPSQKDLRKARKEWEQATKEKHHIFPRAFADYFASRQINIHEYVLTIDVKRHKEIHGGGHGAPWNADWLQYITQVEREANLEGGPRPAEVRQRLFDFGGLMVQRYRLVGMPMTYWQQLTANMRIAED; translated from the coding sequence ATGTCTTCGCCTCGCCACGCATGGCGGAGCGACTGGTCTCCGCGGAGGTCATCGACGTGGGCGACACGTCCGACCACAACCCGCTGGTGGCGACCTTCCGATAAGAAACCAGGCTGGGAGAACACCATGTCCGGGGGGACATCCATGACGAAGCGCGGGTGGTGGGTTGCGCTGCTGCTCCTGCTTGCCAGCTGTGCGTCGGCACCTGCCGTCCACGCGGAAACTGTCGAGCTGTCGCTCGAGGAGGAATCCGCGGAGGACTGCCGCGAGGCGGCGGAAGACGACGGGGATGAGGGATGTGTCACCATCGCGTGCGAAGACGGCACGTGTGGGCTCTACCGGTGCGAGGACGTCGCATCCGCTGCGGTGGCATTCCGCACAGGCGCCCCCGCCGCACCGATGGCAGGCATGGGCAACTCGCCACAACGGTACTGGGGCGCTGCCCAGGTGTTGCCGGGCCGCGAGCCCGTGCTCGTCTTCCGGAAGGAGCGCCCCGAGGAGCTACCGAGTCAGAAGGACCTCCGGAAGGCGAGAAAGGAGTGGGAGCAGGCCACGAAAGAGAAGCACCACATCTTCCCCCGGGCATTCGCGGACTACTTCGCGTCCCGCCAGATCAACATCCACGAGTACGTCCTGACCATCGACGTGAAGCGGCACAAGGAGATCCACGGTGGTGGGCATGGTGCCCCGTGGAACGCGGACTGGCTCCAGTACATCACGCAGGTGGAGCGAGAGGCCAACCTGGAGGGCGGGCCCAGGCCCGCGGAAGTGCGGCAGCGGCTCTTCGACTTTGGAGGGCTCATGGTCCAGCGCTATCGTCTCGTGGGGATGCCGATGACGTACTGGCAGCAGCTCACCGCCAACATGCGAATCGCCGAGGACTGA
- a CDS encoding endonuclease/exonuclease/phosphatase family protein, translated as MPLKVMTFNVLQGGEERFDDIVTFLARNAPDVLVLQECLGWDDGGRLRRVAEALDVPQDEAHLVLGQSRSRPSGRCYHVAVVSRPPLRSLRIHNDRHFLGHCIVECELEANGPVTLFGTHFDAHHEKLRYVEARYLRSLLDASRFREGQYLLVGDLNSLSRRDPYPVDLEDRLRRAGTDKYGHPPRFDVIDDIEDYGWVDTLPTRAASTRWVTARRNRGGVTIDYRTDYVFASPRMAERLVSAEVIDVGDTSDHNPLVATFR; from the coding sequence ATGCCGCTGAAGGTGATGACGTTCAACGTGTTGCAGGGAGGCGAGGAGCGGTTCGACGACATCGTCACCTTCCTCGCCCGGAACGCACCGGACGTCCTGGTGCTCCAGGAGTGTCTGGGCTGGGACGACGGCGGGAGGTTGCGTCGGGTGGCGGAGGCGCTGGACGTGCCGCAGGACGAGGCGCACCTGGTGTTGGGACAGTCCCGCTCCAGGCCCAGCGGGCGGTGCTACCACGTCGCGGTGGTGAGCCGCCCTCCCCTGCGCTCGCTGCGCATCCACAATGACCGGCACTTCCTGGGTCACTGCATCGTCGAGTGCGAGCTGGAGGCCAACGGCCCGGTGACGCTGTTCGGCACGCACTTCGACGCGCACCACGAGAAGCTGCGCTACGTGGAGGCGCGGTATCTGCGCTCGTTGCTGGACGCGTCCCGGTTCCGCGAGGGGCAATATCTGTTGGTCGGTGACCTCAACTCGCTGTCGCGCAGGGACCCGTATCCGGTGGACCTGGAGGACCGGCTGCGACGGGCGGGCACGGACAAGTACGGCCATCCACCGCGCTTCGACGTCATCGACGACATCGAGGACTACGGCTGGGTGGACACGCTGCCGACGCGGGCCGCGTCGACGCGCTGGGTGACGGCGCGACGCAACCGGGGCGGCGTCACCATCGACTACCGCACGGACTATGTCTTCGCCTCGCCACGCATGGCGGAGCGACTGGTCTCCGCGGAGGTCATCGACGTGGGCGACACGTCCGACCACAACCCGCTGGTGGCGACCTTCCGATAA
- a CDS encoding LysR family transcriptional regulator, with amino-acid sequence MTRDQLQAFLRVAQEGRLSPAAKGLGLSQSGLSRQLQALEAELGTRLLVRTPAGAVLTDAGERFLPHARRALDALAAGRSELERLSGTPRGAVSLGTLHTVGAYLLPDIIPTFARRFPEVRPRLSEGMSTVLEDNVVRGVLDLAIVSLPVRHTDLVAQKLWEEVLVLAVPRGHRLTKSTRPLALADVVEETWVVIPSMSGTRALEAECEARGVTPRLALETDNAEAMRRMVERGLGVALIPELMARDHESRGFDVVPLPKSGLKRQVALVHRGEGYLTAAARELKSFIVESVRAMPEPWGGGKRTAAASGPRVR; translated from the coding sequence ATGACCCGAGACCAGCTCCAGGCCTTTCTCCGAGTGGCACAAGAGGGGCGCCTCTCTCCGGCGGCCAAGGGCCTGGGCTTGTCCCAGTCCGGCCTGTCCCGGCAGCTCCAGGCGCTCGAGGCGGAGCTGGGCACCCGGCTGCTCGTCCGCACGCCCGCTGGCGCTGTCCTCACGGACGCGGGCGAACGCTTCCTGCCTCATGCCCGGCGCGCCCTGGATGCACTGGCCGCGGGCAGGTCCGAGCTGGAGCGACTGTCGGGAACACCTCGCGGCGCCGTGTCGCTCGGGACGTTGCACACGGTGGGCGCGTACCTGCTGCCGGACATCATCCCGACCTTCGCGCGGCGATTTCCCGAGGTGCGTCCCCGGCTCAGCGAGGGCATGAGCACGGTCCTCGAGGACAACGTGGTCCGAGGCGTCCTGGACCTGGCCATCGTGTCGTTACCCGTGCGTCACACGGACCTGGTGGCGCAGAAGTTGTGGGAGGAGGTGCTGGTGCTGGCGGTGCCTCGTGGACATCGCCTCACGAAGAGCACCCGGCCGCTGGCACTGGCGGACGTGGTGGAGGAGACGTGGGTGGTCATCCCCAGCATGAGCGGGACGCGGGCGCTGGAGGCGGAGTGCGAGGCGCGCGGGGTGACGCCGAGGCTCGCGCTGGAGACGGACAACGCGGAGGCGATGCGGCGCATGGTGGAGCGCGGCCTGGGTGTGGCGCTCATCCCGGAGCTGATGGCGCGGGACCATGAGTCTCGCGGCTTCGACGTGGTGCCGCTGCCGAAGAGTGGGTTGAAGCGACAGGTGGCGCTCGTGCATCGGGGCGAGGGCTACCTCACCGCGGCGGCGCGCGAGCTCAAGTCGTTCATCGTGGAGAGTGTGCGAGCGATGCCCGAGCCCTGGGGAGGAGGCAAGCGCACGGCAGCGGCCTCGGGCCCTCGGGTGAGGTAG
- a CDS encoding MFS transporter, which yields MDGSGVSVEPVSSARPGVARRTATGAVLLALVVSAFEGTVVTSAMPTITRELGGQHLYSWVFSAFLFASTVGVLISGKLADRLGRKPVFFAGMGLFLVGSALCGLADSVHALIAFRVLQGLGAGALQPTTLTISADLYTLRERAAVQGLFTGAWGAGNAVGPLIGGWLVMHASWRWVFLVNVPVGLFAALLLYLSYRDPPRRTDVKLDRWGPVLAGTSAAMLLFSLEPGHAELRWLCLLGAVVLGAGLVFQQRKSPAPLLPMELVKDRTVLSGVAGGIAGGALLYSMAAWVPLWMTEQGGQTPIVAGLTLLPMLLGWSVGSTFGVKLLVRGGMRLSAGVGFAVAATGAGLLALTAAYGWGTSAALVSLAVLGMGLGPAASTSLIGPQSRAPWHHRGIVTSSLYATRLLGGSLTVAALALARGHFALQFAIAGALAGVVALGLAVAAPGKSTSEA from the coding sequence ATGGATGGAAGCGGTGTGTCGGTAGAGCCGGTGTCCTCCGCTCGGCCCGGCGTGGCGAGGCGGACGGCGACCGGAGCGGTGCTGCTGGCCCTGGTGGTCAGTGCCTTCGAGGGCACGGTGGTGACCAGCGCCATGCCCACCATCACCCGCGAGCTGGGCGGCCAGCACCTCTACTCGTGGGTGTTCTCCGCGTTCCTCTTCGCCTCCACCGTCGGCGTGCTCATCTCCGGCAAGCTGGCGGACCGGCTCGGCCGCAAGCCCGTCTTCTTCGCCGGCATGGGGTTGTTCCTCGTCGGCTCCGCGCTGTGCGGGCTCGCCGACTCCGTGCACGCGCTCATCGCCTTCCGGGTGCTGCAGGGGCTCGGAGCCGGTGCGCTGCAGCCCACCACGCTCACCATCAGCGCGGACCTCTACACGCTGCGCGAGCGCGCCGCCGTGCAGGGCCTGTTCACCGGCGCGTGGGGCGCGGGCAACGCGGTGGGCCCGCTCATCGGCGGCTGGCTGGTGATGCACGCGTCGTGGCGGTGGGTGTTCCTGGTGAACGTCCCGGTGGGGCTGTTCGCCGCGCTGCTCCTGTATCTCTCCTATCGAGACCCGCCGCGCCGCACGGACGTGAAGCTGGACCGCTGGGGGCCCGTGCTCGCGGGCACCTCCGCCGCGATGCTCCTGTTCTCGCTGGAGCCAGGGCACGCGGAGCTGCGCTGGCTGTGCCTCCTGGGCGCGGTGGTGCTGGGCGCGGGGCTGGTGTTCCAGCAGCGCAAATCCCCCGCGCCCCTCCTGCCGATGGAGCTGGTGAAGGACCGCACCGTGCTCAGCGGCGTCGCGGGAGGCATCGCCGGCGGCGCGCTGCTCTACAGCATGGCCGCGTGGGTGCCGCTGTGGATGACGGAGCAGGGCGGACAGACACCCATCGTCGCCGGACTGACGCTGCTGCCCATGTTGTTGGGGTGGTCCGTGGGGTCGACCTTCGGCGTGAAATTGCTGGTGCGCGGAGGCATGCGACTGAGCGCGGGCGTGGGCTTCGCGGTGGCGGCGACGGGGGCGGGCCTCCTCGCGCTGACGGCCGCGTATGGCTGGGGCACGTCCGCGGCGCTGGTCTCGCTCGCGGTGCTGGGCATGGGGCTGGGCCCTGCGGCGAGCACGTCGCTCATCGGCCCGCAGTCGCGAGCCCCGTGGCATCATCGGGGCATCGTCACCAGCAGCCTCTACGCGACGCGCCTGTTGGGTGGCTCGCTGACGGTGGCCGCGCTGGCGCTGGCCCGAGGCCACTTCGCCTTGCAGTTCGCCATCGCGGGCGCGCTCGCCGGTGTCGTCGCCCTGGGGCTCGCGGTGGCCGCTCCCGGAAAGTCCACGAGCGAGGCCTGA
- a CDS encoding serine/threonine-protein kinase, giving the protein MGSTEDDAGGVVYLGGVQETKATGGTTPPPTPELSWGPAPVTPPPPVSLGETLRASTPVSPHGTLLQGVPTPAPLPAAMVRGLVPGQVVAKRYRVERWLGAGGSSTVYEAHDLLERHRVALKVLATPHADAATVARFRQEVEHARALEHVNILRVFDVGLDGERHFLTVELLDGMDLRQRMMERRPTLAEALRWLTHAAVALEHAHGRGVLHRDVKPANLFITRGGVLKLMDFGLAKSAHVAGTTAQGTVLGTPEYMAPEQVMGNPPVSSATDLYALGIVAYELLTGQLPFRHTDPVPLMFLHVQQAPVPLTTLRPNLPGPFERVVLKLLEKRPEDRYASAAELRSALAKLWPFALKESS; this is encoded by the coding sequence GTGGGCTCGACGGAAGATGACGCCGGGGGTGTGGTGTACCTCGGCGGCGTGCAGGAGACGAAGGCAACGGGCGGCACGACGCCGCCCCCGACGCCCGAGCTGTCATGGGGTCCCGCGCCGGTGACGCCTCCGCCCCCAGTGTCACTGGGCGAGACGTTGCGCGCGTCGACGCCCGTGTCCCCGCACGGGACGCTGCTCCAGGGAGTCCCCACGCCCGCGCCGCTCCCCGCGGCGATGGTGCGGGGGCTCGTCCCGGGACAGGTGGTGGCGAAGCGCTACCGCGTGGAGCGCTGGCTGGGCGCGGGTGGGAGTTCCACGGTGTACGAGGCGCACGACCTGCTCGAGCGGCATCGCGTGGCGCTCAAGGTGCTGGCGACGCCGCACGCGGACGCGGCGACGGTGGCCAGGTTCCGACAGGAGGTGGAGCACGCGCGGGCGCTGGAGCACGTGAACATCCTGCGTGTCTTCGATGTGGGCCTGGATGGGGAGCGGCACTTCCTCACCGTGGAGTTGTTGGACGGGATGGATTTGCGCCAGCGGATGATGGAGCGGCGCCCCACGCTCGCGGAGGCGCTGCGCTGGCTCACGCACGCGGCCGTGGCGCTGGAGCACGCGCATGGCCGGGGCGTGCTGCATCGGGACGTGAAGCCGGCGAACCTGTTCATCACGCGCGGCGGGGTGTTGAAGCTGATGGACTTCGGCCTGGCGAAGAGCGCGCACGTGGCCGGGACGACGGCGCAGGGGACGGTGCTGGGGACTCCCGAGTACATGGCGCCCGAGCAGGTGATGGGCAATCCGCCCGTGTCGTCCGCGACGGACCTGTATGCGCTGGGCATCGTGGCGTACGAGCTGCTCACGGGGCAGCTGCCCTTTCGTCACACAGACCCCGTGCCGCTGATGTTCCTGCATGTGCAGCAGGCGCCGGTGCCGTTGACGACGCTGCGGCCGAACCTGCCAGGGCCGTTCGAGCGGGTGGTGCTGAAGCTGTTGGAGAAGCGCCCCGAGGACCGCTACGCCAGCGCGGCGGAGCTGCGCTCGGCGCTCGCGAAGCTGTGGCCGTTCGCGCTCAAGGAGTCGAGCTGA
- a CDS encoding oxygen-binding di-iron domain-containing protein, translating into MSSSDHPAPGLSNDLRIVPVEIAPETFWVGKREPGNIFYANPYLRRFRGTDAKTQRTSEFNLLIDPGSSSDFSTIHTKVTSLIGGMERLSALFINHQDPDVGSSASIISARYAPRAGILCSEDTWRLIVHQNLPRNRFIATEKFAQGLSVPTGHKLLPVPSPFCHFRGAVMLYDPQTRVLFTGDLFGGLTDANAKGLYADESDWAGIRAFHQIYMPVNAALARTVATIRKLTPAVEIIAPQHGRVIRGPLVQQFLERMERLQVGLDIMDEAQDKTHIQAWNAVVDRVLALARGYLGDSVDVKLGASEELSDTSTFEGNRLVVNRLGKWTVEHVVDVLCKGEPPEIAGPIMVEATSAAAEYNLPTPHLDIEGAGAPSHISLLDP; encoded by the coding sequence ATGAGCAGCAGCGACCATCCCGCACCGGGCCTGAGCAACGACCTGCGAATCGTCCCCGTGGAGATTGCTCCCGAGACGTTCTGGGTGGGCAAGCGGGAGCCGGGCAACATCTTCTACGCCAACCCCTATCTGAGACGCTTCCGGGGGACGGACGCGAAGACGCAGAGGACCTCGGAGTTCAACCTCCTCATCGACCCGGGCTCGAGCAGCGACTTCTCCACCATCCACACCAAGGTGACGTCGCTCATCGGAGGGATGGAGCGGTTGTCGGCCCTGTTCATCAACCACCAGGACCCGGACGTGGGCTCGTCGGCGAGCATCATCTCCGCGCGGTATGCGCCTCGCGCCGGAATCCTGTGCTCGGAGGACACCTGGCGGCTCATCGTCCACCAGAACCTGCCGCGCAACCGCTTCATCGCCACCGAGAAGTTCGCGCAGGGGCTGAGCGTCCCCACCGGGCACAAGCTGTTGCCGGTGCCCTCGCCCTTCTGTCACTTCCGGGGCGCGGTGATGCTCTACGACCCGCAGACGCGCGTGCTCTTCACGGGCGACTTGTTCGGCGGGCTCACGGACGCGAACGCGAAGGGGCTGTACGCGGACGAGTCCGACTGGGCGGGCATCCGCGCGTTCCATCAAATCTACATGCCGGTGAACGCGGCGCTGGCGCGCACGGTGGCCACCATCCGCAAGCTCACGCCCGCGGTGGAGATCATCGCGCCGCAGCACGGACGCGTCATCCGGGGGCCGCTGGTGCAGCAGTTCCTGGAGCGGATGGAGCGGCTGCAGGTGGGCCTGGACATCATGGACGAGGCCCAGGACAAGACGCACATCCAGGCGTGGAACGCGGTGGTGGACCGCGTGCTGGCGCTCGCGCGGGGCTACCTGGGCGATTCGGTGGACGTGAAGCTGGGGGCCAGCGAGGAGCTGTCGGACACGTCGACGTTCGAGGGCAACCGCCTGGTGGTGAACCGCCTGGGCAAGTGGACCGTGGAGCACGTGGTGGACGTGCTGTGCAAGGGTGAGCCGCCGGAGATCGCGGGCCCCATCATGGTGGAGGCCACCAGCGCGGCGGCGGAGTACAACCTGCCCACGCCGCACCTGGACATCGAGGGCGCGGGAGCCCCCTCGCACATCTCGCTGCTGGACCCCTGA
- a CDS encoding YqaA family protein: MPDASFLSAWGLPGLFFVAMLAGSVVPVPSEALLAALIYGGAPPMLATGVATVGNVLGAVSLYLLGLWVARGGGGALGRWYARRREKEGPRMERVEAKLRTWGAPALLMSWMPIVGDAFVIAGGMVGVRPLPFVIFVTLGKGLRYAFVALSTAAAL; encoded by the coding sequence ATGCCAGACGCCTCGTTCCTCTCCGCCTGGGGGCTCCCGGGCCTCTTCTTCGTCGCGATGCTCGCGGGCTCGGTGGTGCCGGTGCCCTCCGAGGCGCTGCTCGCCGCGCTCATCTATGGAGGCGCCCCGCCGATGCTCGCCACGGGCGTGGCCACCGTGGGCAACGTGCTGGGCGCGGTGTCGCTCTACCTGCTGGGGCTGTGGGTGGCGCGCGGTGGAGGCGGGGCGCTGGGGCGCTGGTATGCGCGCCGCCGTGAGAAGGAGGGGCCCCGGATGGAGCGCGTCGAGGCGAAGCTGCGCACCTGGGGCGCGCCCGCGCTGCTGATGTCGTGGATGCCCATCGTCGGTGACGCGTTCGTCATCGCCGGCGGCATGGTGGGCGTCAGGCCCCTGCCGTTCGTCATCTTCGTCACGCTGGGCAAGGGCCTGCGCTACGCGTTCGTCGCCCTGTCCACCGCGGCTGCCCTGTAG